The following are encoded together in the Parabacteroides chongii genome:
- a CDS encoding acetyltransferase encodes MKSVIIGAGTYGEVYLAYLQEIGVEIVGFLDDNPDYQNTYIKGVPVLGKVDYLSSLREKFGVEAVYCPLGNNKLRVKLLKKAKELGYKIPNFIHSSVLLSPDVVIGEGVYILLGSTVMPYTIIKDYTMISMGVHLAHHVVLEEGCFLSTGCNFGASIVAHKYTYCGISSTIMTGLHELGEDCLIGAGAVVIHDVEPKAVVAGVPAKVLKYKN; translated from the coding sequence ATGAAAAGTGTAATAATTGGTGCAGGTACCTATGGTGAAGTTTATTTGGCATATCTTCAAGAAATAGGGGTAGAGATTGTTGGATTCTTAGATGATAATCCAGATTATCAAAATACTTATATAAAGGGAGTTCCTGTATTAGGTAAAGTTGATTACTTGAGTTCGTTGCGTGAAAAGTTTGGAGTGGAAGCTGTTTATTGTCCTTTGGGTAATAATAAGTTGAGAGTGAAACTACTTAAAAAAGCGAAAGAGTTAGGGTATAAAATTCCTAATTTTATTCACTCCAGTGTACTCCTATCACCTGATGTAGTGATAGGAGAGGGTGTTTATATTCTACTAGGTTCAACTGTTATGCCGTATACTATTATCAAAGATTATACAATGATAAGCATGGGAGTACATTTAGCACATCATGTGGTATTGGAAGAAGGCTGTTTCTTGTCTACAGGTTGCAATTTTGGGGCTTCGATTGTTGCTCATAAGTATACCTATTGTGGTATTAGTTCAACTATCATGACAGGGCTTCATGAATTAGGAGAAGATTGCTTGATTGGGGCAGGTGCTGTTGTTATTCATGATGTAGAACCCAAGGCCGTTGTTGCGGGTGTTCCAGCAAAGGTGCTTAAATATAAGAATTAA
- a CDS encoding HU family DNA-binding protein: MPQAFLIRKYRVPGEEPRKEVFKPAPFYYGTLSTADAAEQIAEESSLTKGDVLNVLDRYQRYVIVNLQKGYKVELLGFGTVYNRFVTGKGVEKAEEAKATQIRSIIPGFTPSFTRINGSRRYSLLGEKTSLVKVNINGAQVPEEDDEDDRPVIE; encoded by the coding sequence ATGCCACAAGCATTTCTGATCCGCAAGTATCGCGTTCCGGGTGAAGAACCACGGAAAGAAGTTTTTAAACCTGCGCCCTTTTATTATGGGACACTCTCGACTGCCGATGCCGCCGAGCAGATTGCCGAAGAATCGTCCCTCACTAAAGGGGATGTATTGAATGTCCTGGATCGTTACCAGCGCTATGTCATCGTCAACCTCCAAAAGGGGTACAAGGTGGAACTGCTCGGATTCGGCACCGTCTACAACCGTTTCGTCACAGGAAAAGGCGTTGAAAAGGCCGAAGAGGCGAAAGCCACCCAAATCCGGAGCATCATTCCCGGTTTTACTCCTTCGTTCACGCGCATCAACGGCAGCCGCCGCTACTCGCTCCTGGGCGAAAAAACATCCCTGGTGAAAGTAAACATCAATGGTGCGCAAGTACCGGAAGAAGATGATGAAGACGACAGACCGGTAATCGAATAG
- a CDS encoding smalltalk protein, producing the protein MQQTIETNPAPENPKRKIWGIVLKVIATVVATLLGALGLQSCM; encoded by the coding sequence ATGCAACAAACCATCGAAACCAATCCGGCACCGGAAAACCCCAAGCGCAAAATCTGGGGCATTGTGTTAAAGGTGATCGCCACCGTAGTAGCCACCCTTTTAGGAGCCTTGGGACTCCAGTCGTGCATGTAG
- a CDS encoding DUF4248 domain-containing protein, whose amino-acid sequence MKSYPLKKSTLACLYFPELAPHQACNRLRRWIIRCKQLHEELLQCGYSPCQRVFTPLQVRLIVRYLGEPGERF is encoded by the coding sequence ATGAAGTCTTATCCCCTCAAAAAATCAACCCTCGCCTGCCTCTACTTTCCGGAGCTGGCCCCTCACCAGGCATGTAATCGCCTGCGTCGTTGGATTATCCGTTGTAAACAACTGCATGAGGAATTGCTCCAATGCGGCTATTCTCCTTGCCAACGTGTTTTTACGCCCCTACAGGTCCGGCTCATTGTCCGGTACCTGGGGGAACCGGGAGAGCGTTTTTAA
- a CDS encoding DegT/DnrJ/EryC1/StrS family aminotransferase has translation MNKRIYLCLAHMSGKEQGFIKEAFDTNWVVPLGPNVNGFEEALEHFLIDNGQLTIDNEGKTKNCQLSTVNCQLKKVVALSAGTAAVHLALLACGVGPGDEVIVQSFTFCASSHPVTYLGATPVFVDSEAETWNMDPELLEKAIVDRIATTGKKPKAIVPVYLYGMPAKIEEIMAVANKYDIPVIEDAAEGLGSRYDGQVCGTFGQYGVLSFNGNKMITTSGGGALICPDEEAKKKIMFYATQARESYPYYQHEEIGYNYRMSNICAGIGRGQMTVLDEHIAHHKHTCQLYKKLLAGVEGITLHENPSSRFDSNYWLNTILLDSGLYVKGEEHAYEAAVQGAVGGAAGVTHEASSLHTNSEPNRNVEAMRMVLDAAGIESRPLWKPMHLQPVYRNNPCYANGVSESLFKQGLCLPSGPCVTDEDVAYIVQEIKNSIL, from the coding sequence ATGAACAAACGAATTTACCTTTGCCTCGCTCACATGAGCGGCAAAGAGCAAGGCTTTATAAAAGAAGCCTTTGATACCAACTGGGTTGTTCCACTTGGCCCGAATGTGAATGGATTTGAAGAAGCACTGGAGCACTTCTTAATTGACAATGGACAATTGACAATTGACAATGAGGGGAAGACAAAAAATTGTCAACTGTCAACTGTCAACTGTCAACTGAAAAAAGTCGTTGCACTCTCTGCTGGTACGGCCGCTGTACATTTGGCTCTTTTAGCCTGTGGTGTCGGTCCGGGCGATGAAGTGATTGTACAAAGTTTTACTTTCTGCGCCTCTTCACACCCTGTTACTTATTTGGGAGCAACTCCGGTCTTTGTCGATTCGGAAGCCGAGACTTGGAATATGGATCCGGAGTTGTTGGAAAAGGCGATTGTCGACCGAATAGCGACTACAGGTAAGAAACCGAAGGCAATTGTCCCCGTCTATCTCTATGGAATGCCGGCTAAAATTGAAGAGATTATGGCTGTGGCAAATAAATATGATATTCCGGTTATCGAGGATGCTGCTGAAGGATTGGGTAGTCGCTATGATGGTCAGGTTTGCGGAACATTTGGACAGTATGGGGTACTTTCTTTTAATGGTAATAAAATGATTACGACCTCTGGTGGCGGCGCATTAATCTGTCCGGATGAAGAAGCGAAAAAGAAGATCATGTTCTATGCAACCCAGGCACGCGAATCTTATCCTTATTACCAGCATGAAGAGATCGGTTACAACTATCGCATGTCGAATATTTGTGCCGGTATCGGTCGCGGTCAGATGACAGTGCTGGATGAACATATTGCTCATCATAAACATACCTGTCAGCTTTATAAGAAACTGCTTGCCGGAGTAGAAGGGATTACATTGCATGAGAATCCTTCTTCTCGTTTCGATAGTAACTATTGGTTGAATACAATCTTGCTCGATTCAGGTTTATATGTGAAAGGAGAAGAACATGCATACGAGGCTGCTGTACAGGGGGCTGTGGGCGGTGCTGCCGGTGTGACACACGAGGCTTCTTCTTTACATACTAATTCGGAGCCGAACCGGAATGTGGAAGCTATGCGCATGGTATTGGATGCTGCCGGTATTGAATCTCGTCCGCTATGGAAACCGATGCATTTACAACCTGTATACAGGAATAATCCTTGTTATGCGAACGGCGTAAGCGAATCTTTGTTTAAGCAGGGGCTATGTCTGCCGAGTGGTCCTTGTGTGACGGATGAAGATGTGGCTTATATCGTCCAGGAAATCAAAAACTCTATTTTGTAA
- a CDS encoding VapE domain-containing protein, translated as MTQNTIPFQPSRFASLRATTPAPVSWKAIVNELTGALHKVQTELYRQTIARLHQAEQDGDNQLLPKLKAEKDRIKQDQPAFVASVALTGGRTSKHTIGYSGFIMVDIDGIPPGQFAETLARVKDDAHTFLAHTTISGSGIRVFARMDGSITKQNFPLAWKHVNEHYARLTGIEYDCKCKNATRMSVICYDPDTFYQPDALCFPLPDDKSGKPTGKKEKRGRKPSIQRAAPTVRRLVEQEGIAYEAHSHNNYICRCLYWMNRFGIPEQEATAWALDTFADYDATAIRSTAKSCYALTAEHATQKLRQFEQAASGEVRTRSYASVEEMEHFIDGYMEIRRNRLTQQAEVRLQGSEEWQRMTDTIENSLWRAMQKEGVNADLSRLRTLLTSDFVPEYYPLADYLNALPPWDGTSDPIGQLAAMVHTTDNTPEKFASYFRRWLVGMLAGALDERTVNHVIFVLIGRQGSYKTSFMQNLLPPSLRRYFTTKTNSQRLGKDDLLTLSEFLLVNFEEIDTMRPAELNQLKAMTTALYIDERLPYGRNKVRLPHVASFCATGNNPLFLTDDTGNRRWLVFEVTDIDNPWEHPIDHDAVYAQAKALLDSGFRYWFQGEEIDELNRHNRRFETPNPARELILAFYRKPYGLERGRYITASQIVARFGNSIRLTPGQVGRILKDLGFARLHTRNGNFWLVVERTTDEIATILPEAQEEDPD; from the coding sequence ATGACTCAAAACACGATTCCATTCCAGCCAAGCCGCTTCGCCTCCCTGCGGGCTACAACACCGGCTCCCGTTTCATGGAAAGCGATTGTCAATGAATTGACTGGCGCACTTCATAAAGTGCAAACTGAACTGTACCGACAGACAATCGCCCGCTTGCACCAAGCGGAACAGGACGGCGACAATCAGCTTCTCCCCAAGTTGAAGGCAGAAAAAGACCGAATCAAACAAGACCAGCCGGCCTTCGTCGCCTCGGTCGCGCTCACAGGCGGACGTACCTCCAAACACACCATCGGCTATTCCGGATTCATCATGGTCGACATCGATGGCATTCCTCCCGGGCAGTTCGCCGAGACACTTGCCCGTGTCAAGGACGATGCGCATACCTTCCTGGCCCACACCACGATCTCCGGCTCCGGTATCCGGGTGTTCGCACGGATGGATGGTAGCATTACAAAACAGAATTTCCCGCTGGCCTGGAAGCATGTCAACGAACATTATGCCCGGCTGACCGGTATCGAATATGACTGCAAATGCAAAAACGCGACCCGTATGTCCGTCATCTGTTATGATCCCGATACTTTCTATCAGCCCGACGCGCTCTGTTTCCCGCTGCCGGACGATAAAAGCGGCAAGCCGACAGGCAAAAAGGAAAAACGCGGCCGCAAGCCTTCCATTCAGCGGGCAGCACCGACCGTGCGCCGCCTTGTCGAACAGGAAGGCATTGCCTACGAGGCACATAGTCACAACAACTACATCTGCCGCTGTCTCTACTGGATGAACCGGTTCGGCATACCGGAACAGGAGGCTACGGCATGGGCACTCGATACGTTTGCCGACTATGATGCGACTGCCATCCGCTCCACAGCAAAAAGCTGCTACGCTCTGACGGCCGAACATGCTACACAAAAGCTCCGGCAGTTTGAACAGGCGGCTTCCGGCGAAGTCCGCACCCGAAGTTATGCCTCGGTCGAAGAGATGGAACATTTCATCGACGGCTACATGGAAATCCGCCGCAACCGGCTCACCCAACAGGCGGAAGTACGACTGCAAGGCAGTGAAGAGTGGCAACGCATGACCGACACCATCGAAAACTCCCTGTGGCGTGCCATGCAGAAGGAAGGGGTCAACGCAGACCTCTCCCGCTTGCGCACGCTGTTGACCAGCGACTTCGTACCCGAATACTATCCGCTTGCGGACTATCTCAATGCCCTCCCGCCCTGGGACGGCACGAGCGACCCGATCGGTCAATTGGCTGCGATGGTACATACAACGGACAACACGCCTGAAAAATTCGCCTCCTACTTCCGCCGCTGGCTCGTGGGCATGCTGGCGGGTGCACTGGACGAACGGACAGTCAACCATGTCATCTTCGTGTTGATCGGCCGCCAGGGAAGTTATAAAACTTCTTTCATGCAAAACTTGCTGCCACCCAGCCTCCGACGTTACTTCACGACGAAGACCAACAGCCAGCGGCTCGGTAAGGACGACCTGCTGACCCTCTCGGAGTTCCTCCTGGTTAATTTCGAAGAGATCGACACCATGCGCCCGGCGGAGCTGAACCAGCTCAAGGCGATGACCACCGCTCTCTACATCGACGAACGACTTCCCTATGGCCGCAACAAAGTACGCCTGCCGCACGTCGCCTCTTTCTGCGCCACCGGCAACAATCCGCTCTTCCTTACCGACGATACCGGCAATCGCCGTTGGCTCGTTTTTGAAGTGACGGACATCGACAACCCGTGGGAACACCCGATCGACCACGATGCCGTCTACGCACAAGCAAAAGCCTTGCTCGACAGCGGTTTCCGCTATTGGTTTCAAGGCGAAGAGATCGACGAACTCAACCGACACAACCGACGTTTCGAGACGCCCAACCCTGCCCGTGAGCTGATCCTCGCCTTTTACCGCAAACCCTACGGATTGGAAAGGGGACGTTACATCACCGCCAGCCAGATTGTGGCCCGCTTCGGTAATAGTATTCGCTTGACACCCGGACAAGTAGGACGTATCTTGAAAGATTTGGGATTTGCGCGTCTGCATACTCGCAACGGCAACTTCTGGCTGGTCGTCGAGCGAACCACAGACGAAATCGCTACCATCCTGCCGGAAGCGCAAGAAGAAGACCCTGACTAG
- a CDS encoding sugar transferase, producing MYKHFFKRLIDFIIVFCVLAVIWPILLIITLWLHFANKGAGAFFFQERPGKDEKIFKVIKFKTMTDERDATGNLLPDAERLTKVGRFVRSTSIDELPQLVNVLKGDMALIGPRPLRTYYLPLYSKEQARRHDVRPGITGWAQINGRNSITWTEKFKLDVWYVDHLSLWLDVKIIFLTIKKVICRNDINNETVATMYPFDGTN from the coding sequence ATGTACAAACATTTCTTTAAACGACTGATCGATTTTATTATCGTCTTTTGTGTATTGGCAGTGATTTGGCCGATATTGTTGATCATTACCCTTTGGTTGCATTTTGCTAATAAAGGGGCGGGGGCGTTTTTCTTTCAGGAACGGCCGGGGAAGGATGAGAAAATTTTCAAAGTAATTAAATTCAAAACGATGACGGATGAACGGGATGCTACAGGAAATCTGTTACCGGATGCAGAGCGTTTGACTAAGGTAGGTCGCTTTGTCCGCTCTACTTCCATTGACGAATTACCTCAGTTGGTTAATGTTTTGAAAGGGGATATGGCTTTGATTGGACCAAGGCCTTTGAGAACTTATTATTTACCTCTTTATAGTAAAGAGCAAGCGCGTCGCCATGATGTGCGTCCAGGTATTACGGGATGGGCACAAATAAATGGACGAAATAGTATTACTTGGACAGAGAAATTTAAGTTAGATGTTTGGTATGTTGATCATCTCTCTTTGTGGTTAGATGTAAAAATAATTTTCTTGACAATCAAGAAAGTTATATGTAGAAATGATATAAATAATGAGACAGTTGCTACAATGTATCCATTTGATGGAACTAATTAA
- a CDS encoding AAA family ATPase, whose translation MRKSIAKVLTGQRRVGKSFLLFQLMKQVLEEEPNANIIYINFEEYLLWHICQTGIIPKIQLTALILIFKHLCWNTRNNGLGFYIMNNNSTCPNQAIFS comes from the coding sequence ATGAGAAAAAGCATAGCCAAAGTATTAACCGGTCAAAGACGTGTCGGTAAAAGTTTCCTGCTTTTCCAGCTCATGAAACAAGTTCTTGAAGAAGAGCCGAATGCCAATATCATATATATTAATTTTGAAGAATACCTTCTTTGGCATATATGTCAAACAGGAATAATCCCGAAAATTCAACTCACTGCCTTAATTCTTATATTTAAGCACCTTTGCTGGAACACCCGCAACAACGGCCTTGGGTTCTACATCATGAATAACAACAGCACCTGCCCCAATCAAGCAATCTTCTCCTAA